A section of the Pseudomonas prosekii genome encodes:
- a CDS encoding glutathione S-transferase family protein, whose translation MSQQPIKLYRHPLSGHAHRVELMLSLLGQPTELIFVDLMKGAHKTPEFLALNSFGQVPVIDDNGTVLADSNAILVYLAAKYGNGEWLPTDPLAQAKVQRWLSVAAGQINSGPATARLITVFGAGYNAEDAISKSHTLLTVMEQELGKSKFLAGDKPTVADVAAYTYVSHAPEGNVALTDYPNVRAWLSSIEALPNFVGMQRTAKGLQQV comes from the coding sequence ATGTCCCAACAACCCATCAAACTTTATCGTCACCCATTGTCTGGCCACGCGCATCGTGTCGAATTGATGCTCTCACTGCTCGGCCAGCCAACAGAATTGATATTTGTGGATCTGATGAAGGGCGCGCACAAAACGCCCGAATTCCTGGCGCTCAATAGCTTTGGCCAAGTACCGGTGATCGATGATAACGGCACCGTTCTAGCGGACTCGAACGCCATTCTGGTCTATCTCGCTGCTAAATACGGCAACGGCGAGTGGCTGCCCACTGATCCTTTAGCGCAGGCAAAAGTGCAACGCTGGCTGTCAGTTGCCGCCGGGCAGATCAACTCAGGCCCCGCTACCGCTCGACTGATCACTGTGTTCGGTGCCGGTTACAACGCGGAGGATGCGATCAGCAAGTCCCACACCCTGCTGACGGTGATGGAGCAAGAATTGGGTAAAAGCAAATTCCTGGCTGGCGACAAACCGACCGTCGCCGATGTAGCAGCCTACACCTACGTCTCCCATGCTCCAGAAGGCAATGTTGCACTGACTGACTATCCTAACGTTCGGGCCTGGTTGAGCAG